The following proteins are co-located in the Paludibaculum fermentans genome:
- a CDS encoding metal-dependent hydrolase — MIEITWLGHGTFQWKLDSGELIVIDPWVGGNPSFPAGFEFEKIDTMLVTHGHFDHIADAVPLARKHKPKVISNYEICHWLESKGVENACGMNKGGSQEAGPLRVTMTHAVHSCGISDEGRILYGGDAAGFVVTLPDGRRIYFAGDTAVFSDMALIAEIYEPELAFLPIGDLFTMGPKEAAVACRLVKAKKVIPMHFGTFPPLIGRPADLAELIQGHVDAEIWPLEIGVAVEW; from the coding sequence ATGATCGAAATCACGTGGCTTGGGCATGGCACGTTTCAATGGAAGCTGGATAGCGGCGAGCTCATCGTCATCGATCCCTGGGTGGGGGGAAATCCCTCGTTCCCCGCAGGCTTTGAGTTCGAGAAGATCGACACGATGCTCGTCACGCACGGGCATTTCGACCATATCGCCGATGCTGTGCCGCTGGCCCGGAAACACAAGCCAAAGGTGATTTCGAACTACGAAATCTGCCACTGGCTGGAGTCGAAGGGCGTGGAGAACGCCTGCGGCATGAACAAAGGCGGGTCACAGGAAGCCGGGCCGCTGCGGGTGACCATGACGCATGCCGTGCACTCCTGCGGCATCAGCGACGAGGGCCGGATTCTCTATGGCGGCGACGCGGCCGGTTTCGTCGTGACGTTGCCCGATGGGCGGCGGATCTACTTCGCCGGCGACACGGCCGTGTTTTCAGACATGGCGCTGATCGCGGAGATCTATGAGCCGGAGCTCGCCTTCCTGCCCATTGGCGACCTGTTCACCATGGGTCCCAAAGAAGCGGCCGTGGCGTGCCGGCTGGTCAAGGCAAAGAAAGTGATCCCGATGCATTTCGGGACGTTCCCTCCGTTGATTGGACGGCCGGCGGATTTGGCTGAGCTGATCCAAGGGCACGTGGACGCCGAAATCTGGCCGCTGGAAATCGGCGTGGCCGTCGAGTGGTGA
- a CDS encoding YbhB/YbcL family Raf kinase inhibitor-like protein, with product MAFRVRVLACDEGGTMPKRHTGEGDDIAPAIEWEDAPPGTRSFAMIVDDPDAPAGTWTHWLLWDIPGALHGLPEGFLPGSLGTSGVNDFGKEGYGGPMPPVGHGPHRYQFKLYALDTGRLMLHVDSGRAQLDKALRGHDLAEVWTTVKYERQ from the coding sequence ATGGCGTTCCGAGTTCGAGTTCTCGCCTGCGATGAAGGCGGAACGATGCCTAAGCGTCACACCGGCGAAGGCGATGACATTGCCCCAGCCATTGAGTGGGAAGACGCGCCGCCCGGCACCAGGAGCTTTGCGATGATCGTCGACGATCCGGATGCTCCCGCCGGGACCTGGACTCACTGGCTGCTCTGGGACATTCCGGGAGCGCTGCACGGCTTGCCGGAGGGTTTTCTGCCGGGCAGCCTGGGCACCAGCGGGGTGAACGATTTCGGCAAGGAAGGCTATGGCGGGCCGATGCCGCCGGTGGGGCATGGTCCGCACCGCTACCAGTTCAAGCTCTATGCGCTGGACACGGGCCGCCTGATGCTGCACGTGGATTCCGGCCGCGCCCAACTCGACAAAGCGCTACGCGGGCACGACCTGGCGGAAGTCTGGACGACGGTGAAGTACGAGCGGCAGTGA